The Oncorhynchus tshawytscha isolate Ot180627B linkage group LG08, Otsh_v2.0, whole genome shotgun sequence genome window below encodes:
- the mtus1a gene encoding microtubule-associated tumor suppressor 1 homolog A isoform X3: MGCSGSRACLSPPCSGDRHDEVIKQRRDLSQELMTLKGELVNSARSCELLEREKDEVCGALEGVLQTMQEQHHTELAQLEERLRVFYQAEWDKIHLTYQEEADRCKALMEQQMTELRASHDAVTLELEASNSEQIQVVKQQYEESLKEFRQAHERELQTLDKKLKEAEATLSGQIQELIEENTTLNHRIKAEEDQRRELAERSQKDSHTLYLEQELESLKVVLDIKNKQLHQQDHKLMQMAKMTEKSVKLDECLKKVQQENEDLKARMDRHAALSRQLSTEQAVLQESLHKESKVNKRLSMENEELIWKLHNGDPSSPHKLSPTSPSHHSLSLQSPRSSAVFTSPIQSPRSSAVFSSPPVSPR, translated from the exons ATGGGCTGCTCAGGGAGCAGAGCGTGCCTTAGCCCTCCCTGCTCTGGAGACCGG CATGATGAGGTCATTAAGCAGCGCAGGGACCTGTCCCAGGAACTGATGACCTTGAAGGGAGAGCTCG TGAACTCGGCCCGCTCGTGTGAGTTGTTGGAGCGGGAGAAGGATGAGGTGTGTGGGGCATTGGAGGGCGTGCTCCAGACGATGCAGGAGCAGCACCACACAGAGCTGGCCCAGCTGGAGGAGAGGCTCAGGGTGTTCTACCAGGCCGAGTGGGACAAGATCCACCTGACCTACCAGGAGGAGGCAGACCGGTGCAAGGCCCTCATGGAGCAGCAG ATGACTGAGTTGAGAGCCAGCCACGATGCTGTGACGTTAGAGCTGGAGGCCAGCAACTCTGAACAGATCCAAGTGGTTAAACAGCAGTATGAAGAATCTCTAAAAG AGTTCCGTCAAGCTCATGAGCGGGAGCTGCAGACATTGGACAAAAAACTGAAGGAGGCTGAAGCCACTTTATCT GGCCAGATTCAGGAGCTCATCGAGGAGAACACGACCCTGAACCACAGGATAAAGGCAGAGGAGGACCAGAGGAGGGAGCTGGCTGAGAGAAGTCAG AAGGACTCCCACACCCTGTATCTGGAACAGGAACTGGAGAGCCTCAAGGTAGTGCTGGATATCAAGAACAAACAGCTGCACCAACAGGACCACAAACTGATGCAGATGGCCAAAATG ACGGAGAAAAGTGTGAAGCTGGACGAATGCCTTAAAAAAGTCCAGCAGGAGAATGAGGATCTGAAAGCCCGCATGGACAGACATGCTGCTCTGTCGAG ACAACTGTCCACAGAGCAGGCggtgctgcaggagtctctccACAAGGAATCAAAGGTGAACAAGCGTCTGTCTATGGAGAATGAGGAACTCATCTGGAAGCTGCACAATGGGGACCCAAGCAGCCCCCACAAGCtgtcccccacctccccctcccaccaTTCCCTCAGCCTCCAATCACCTCGCAGCTCTGCTGTCTTCACCAGCCCCATCCAATCACCTCGCAGCTCTGCCGTCTTCTCCAGCCCTCCAGTCTCACCCAGATAA
- the pdgfrl gene encoding platelet-derived growth factor receptor-like protein, whose protein sequence is MKPCWVLLTLAILWLELQNGACQQVNRRKEVGENRIRPGGKRAKVRYPKLKEKEAGGRGQSILTQVLDKGRFLRLGESVNLSPGNNIELRCKGSNIGWSYPIYLDTYNDSRLSIKKSDKYSQFILTSPSAADTGMYSCWVTLCDGSECLKDPDRTSRTYIYFPDKDDLFVPSTIHFEIVYLRPDRTAVIPCRVTSPLAKVSLHREVPPEEMEVDGTLVSYDPTKGFILQKPSPEHQGVFYCKAVTKAIPQISTKYQLLYVEVPSGPPYVTIEASLSSARGGDNINITCTVLGEPEMDVTFTWTYPGQNLRPVSVRDSWRLINRGMGHTTRISQSVIAVDDLETIDFGRYICRAKNKRGETAVATSVHSN, encoded by the exons ATGAAGCCCTGCTGGGTCCTTTTAACTCTGGCCATACTCTGGCTGGAGCTCCAAAATG gtGCCTGCCAGCAGGTCAATCGTAGGAAGGAGGTGGGAGAGAACCGCATCAGGCCTGGAGGCAAGCGGGCCAAGGTTCGCTACCCCAAACTGAAGGAGAAGGAGGCAGGAGGAAGAGGGCAGTCCATCCTGACCCAGGTCCTGGATAAGGGCCGTTTCCTGAGGCTGGGAGAGAGCGTGAACCTCAGCCCTGGTAACAACATAGAGCTGCGTTGTAAAGGCAGTAACATCGGCTGGTCCTACCCTATCTACCTGGACACCTACAATGACTCCCGACTCAG CATCAAGAAGAGTGACAAGTACAGCCAGTTTATCCTGACGTCTCCCTCTGCTGCCGACACAGGGATGTACAGCTGCTGGGTCACACTGTGTGACGGATCGGAGTGTCTCAAAGACCCCGACCGCACCTCCAGGACTTATATCTACTTCCCAG ACAAGGATGATCTCTTCGTCCCCTCCACCATCCACTTTGAGATTGTCTACCTGCGTCCGGACAGGACTGCTGTTATCCCATGTCGTGTGACCAGTCCGCTGGCCAAGGTGTCCCTGCACAGAGAGGTCCCCCCAGAAGAGATGGAAGTGGACGGGACACTGGTCTCCTACGACCCAACCAAGGGCTTCATCCTCCAGAAGCCCAGTCCAGAGCACCAGGGAGTGTTTTACTGTAAGGCTGTGACCAAGGCCATCCCACAGATCTCCACAAAGTACCAGCTGCTTTACGTGGAGG TGCCCAGTGGCCCACCATACGTTACCATTGAAGCGTCCCTTTCCTCTGCGAGGGGAGGAGACAACATCAACATCACCTGTACTGTCCTGGGAGAGCCAGAGATGGACGTCACCTTCACATGGACCTATCCTGGCCAG AACCTCCGTCCTGTTAGTGTGCGTGATTCGTGGAGGCTGATCAACAGAGGAATGGGACACACCACCCGCATCTCCCAGAGCGTCATAGCCGTTGATGACCTGGAGACCATCGACTTTGGAAGATACATATGCAGAGCCAAGAACAAGCGTGGGGAGACCGCTGTGGCCACCAGCGTCCACTCTAACTAG